Proteins from a single region of Artemia franciscana chromosome 20, ASM3288406v1, whole genome shotgun sequence:
- the LOC136039893 gene encoding G patch domain and ankyrin repeat-containing protein 1 homolog codes for MQEQNLYKNFVKSTQLQGSSEIFCDLAVATPTHYMTCQISDSLYKELPEPSVSEKDANDIIYLEKVHPKSDGVSKHNFFKASEHDDVDTIERALNQGFYVDTKDEFGWTPLMCAICAKAENAIKILLQNGASPRHKEHSGMSVMELAREKEMTHLITNFESEHSIEQSKSEDIILENFYCNKCECEVKDQSLKAHTNSMIHLFNSGPVSDVPSYMLPESNIGYQLMLKSGWNPNVGLGPEGKGKKVPAKTALKTSRKGLGAEKLEPRVTHFKPYEIYKEVANNPPSTKKKNEKVDQDAKKTAEIRRSLFF; via the coding sequence ATGCAGGAgcaaaatttatacaaaaattttgtaaaaagtacACAACTCCAGGGATCCAGTGAAATTTTTTGTGATTTAGCAGTTGCAACTCCAACGCATTATATGACCTGTCAAATTTCGGATAGTCTCTACAAAGAGCTACCAGAGCCCTCTGTTTCAGAAAAAGATGCCAATGATATAATTTATCTTGAGAAAGTGCATCCAAAATCCGATGGTGTCAGcaagcataatttttttaaagctagTGAACATGATGATGTTGACACTATTGAGAGAGCTTTAAATCAAGGTTTTTATGTTGACACAAAAGATGAATTTGGGTGGACTCCTTTAATGTGTGCTATTTGTGCAAAAGCAGAAAATGCAATCAAGATTCTGCTCCAAAATGGAGCATCTCCAAGACATAAAGAGCATAGTGGAATGTCAGTCATGGAATTGGCAAGAGAAAAAGAGATGACTCATTTGATTACAAACTTTGAGAGTGAACATTCTATTGAACAAAGCAAAAGTGAAgatatcattttagaaaatttttactgTAATAAGTGTGAGTGTGAAGTGAAAGATCAAAGTTTAAAAGCGCATACAAACTCGATGATTCATTTGTTTAATTCAGGACCAGTTTCTGATGTACCTTCATATATGCTACCAGAATCTAATATTGGATACCAGTTAATGTTAAAATCTGGATGGAATCCAAATGTTGGACTTGGCCCGGAGGGTAAAGGGAAAAAGGTTCCTGCAAAAACAGCCTTGAAAACGTCCCGTAAAGGGCTGGGTGCAGAAAAACTGGAACCAAGAGTAACACATTTTAAACCCTATGAAATTTATAAGGAAGTTGCAAATAATCCTCcttcaacaaagaaaaaaaacgagaaagtGGACCAGGATGCAAAGAAAACCGCTGAAATCAGAcggtcattatttttttaa